The Plectropomus leopardus isolate mb chromosome 2, YSFRI_Pleo_2.0, whole genome shotgun sequence genome has a window encoding:
- the LOC121957215 gene encoding zinc finger E-box-binding homeobox 2-like produces MMTEESRGKRRKQANPRRNRVDAEQVGSLGSEGEDEVGLWSLEPQDYQESLDKTSLTPSEGTEEPGSPARSTRPHSLSPGSRNYWPQVEQEAEAADDTTTTSAANREGGQESLRMYCKNSDSQNALEDLAHYEFLAQLRKASTSTSLLDHLNHNGTAAVYHPSSRHDELPPAIWSPGAQHRSPEGADAGRIQQACPFCHRMYQRGASLRDHIKYCQEREGGPMVCPLCGYTATLRAQMERHLALHNQVQDKNVISLDPSIETRKFKCLQCGKAFKYKHHLKEHLRIHSGEKPYECSNCKKRFSHSGSYSSHLSSKKCLSGGGNGNTGGASGAFNGHSQSSYHHSFPTSPSAGGGRNSTEKGSPLTSQTQDHSAPLGRAPEDPHQLSLQDHNPTGFPRASDLARLWDPSAELSLKASILKGTTLLPYLHSGTKFEQMLQEMLHREVKKDEEIDRGGAAVEERRVIYNGGGPDRKVSPDRRRDAVRSGEGERGVLGVTCRWCSQLFPNMAVLLQHERYLCKMNREAVEAPEGLRSKDHPSPPLFFRRSGLQPENSKPSEVTNGLSENKSPLPKPSWHSVPQQLLVAMHSPPQPHHDALSSRAYWSSQEKGSPRQPVNHSPELSSPRVKKRVPSSGFGSPVCLDLTSCPPELSSPRNQTGSPWSAQNEPLDLSLPKQLSDQEGRNKTVNGTSARGERTLQLSRPSPTSHLPLHHHPVYSGAGAPMFPASLYNGFPIFNQAGLGLSGHDGMAAIPFGQPSNNPGFLSPMAYMMEADAEATLKKIHQERQALMGEVLSRGALDYLSLMDEGLEGEGGPGRKRLRKTDEGLYACDICEKTFQKSSSLLRHKYEHTGKRPHECKICNKAFKHKHHLIEHSRLHSGEKPYQCDKCGKRFSHSGSYSQHMNHRYAYCSKDQDPDQDQEEMPLTPGAGSNLGGRLVDDAPLSMEDNQTAHSFLSDSSLDGAAEVLKEEEEEEEDKEAGVSDGPVEEAHVSLSGAAEELGGSPIHGSPTGENGVQNERNGYGVGNHVDDAERQFWGRDTEDQKGDLDKCELSLDLTDLPRIKT; encoded by the exons tgGATGCTGAGCAAGTGGGTTCACTGGGATCTGAGGGGGAGGATGAGGTGGGCCTGTGGAGCCTGGAGCCCCAGGACTACCAGGAGAGCCTGGATAAGACAAGCTTGACACCTAGTGAGGGGACGGAAGAGCCTGGCAGCCCTGCTCGCTCAACACGGCCGCACAGCCTCAGCCCCGGCAGCAGGAATTACTGGCCACAGGTGGAGCAGGAGGCCGAGGCTGCAGACGACACCACTACTACATCTGCCGCTAACAGGGAGGGGGGCCAGGAGTCACTGAGGATGTACT GTAAGAACTCAGACTCCCAGAATGCCTTGGAGGACCTGGCCCACTATGAATTTCTGGCCCAGTTGAGGAAGGCCTCTACCTCAACCAGTCTGTTGGACCACCTGAACCACAATGGCACAGCAGCAGTCTACCACCCAAGCAGCAGACACGATGAGCTGCCACCCGCCATCTGGTCTCCAGGAGCTCAGCACCGCTCACCTGAGGGAGCAG ATGCAGGAAGGATCCAGCAGGCCTGTCCATTCTGCCACAGGATGTACCAGCGAGGGGCCTCTCTGAGGGACCACATCAAGTACTGtcaggagagggaggggggccCCATGGTCTGTCCACTCTGTGGATACACTGCCACCCTAAGGGCACAGATGGAGCGACACCTGGCCCTTCACAACCAAGTACAGGACAAG AATGTGATCAGTTTGGATCCCAGCATTGAGACCAGGAAGTTCAAATGTCTGCAGTGTGGCAAAGCATTCAAGTACAAACACCACCTCAAAGAGCATCTCCGCATCCACAGCG GTGAGAAACCTTATGAGTGCTCCAACTGCAAGAAACGTTTCTCTCACTCGGGTTCCTACAGCTCCCATTTAAGTAGCAAAAAGTGCCTGAGTGGTGGAGGAAATGGAAACACAGGAGGAGCCAGCGGTGCATTTAATGGACATAGCCAAAGCTCCTACCACCACTCATTTCCAACATCTCCCTCTGCAGGCGGGGGGAGAAACAGTACCGAAAAAGGCTCTCCATTGACTTCACAGACCCAAGATCATTCTGCACCTCTGGGTCGAGCACCAGAGGATCCTCATCAGCTGTCACTGCAGGACCACAACCCCACAGGCTTCCCTAGAGCATCAGACCTGGCTCGGCTCTGGGACCCCTCGGCAGAACTCTCTCTGAAGGCCAGTATCCTGAAAGGGACCACCCTGCTGCCCTACCTGCACTCTGGGACCAAGTTTGAACAGATGCTGCAGGAGATGCTTCACAGGGAGGTGAAGAAAGATGAGGAGATtgacagaggaggagctgcagtggAGGAAAGGAGGGTGATTTACAACGGAGGAGGGCCTGACAGGAAGGTGTCGCCTGACAGGAGAAGAGATGCAGTGAGGTCAGGTGAAGGGGAGAGAGGTGTGCTTGGAGTGACGTGTCGCTGGTGCTCCCAGCTTTTCCCCAACATGGCGGTGCTCCTGCAGCATGAGCGCTACCTCTGTAAGATGAACCGAGAGGCGGTGGAGGCGCCCGAGGGACTTCGCAGCAAAGATCACCCATCACCACCTTTATTCTTCCGTAGATCGGGTCTCCAACCGGAGAACAGCAAACCAAGTGAAGTAACCAACGGCCTCTCTGAAAACAAATCACCATTACCGAAGCCCAGCTGGCACTCTGTACCGCAGCAGCTTCTGGTGGCCATGCACTCTCCACCACAGCCGCACCACGATGCCCTGTCCTCACGAGCATACTGGTCCAGCCAGGAAAAGGGAAGCCCAAGACAACCAGTCAACCATTCCCCGGAGCTGTCATCACCTCGTGTCAAAAAGAGGGTTCCCTCTTCAGGGTTTGGTTCTCCGGTCTGCCTCGACCTCACCAGCTGTCCTCCTGAACTGTCCTCGCCTCGGAACCAAACCGGCAGCCCCTGGTCCGCACAGAACGAGCCTCTGGACCTCTCTCTGCCCAAGCAGCTCTCAGACCAAGAGGGAAGGAACAAAACTGTAAATGGCACCTCAGCCCGGGGAGAGAGGACCCTGCAGCTCAGCAGACCAAGTCCAACTTCACATCTCCCCCTTCACCACCACCCGGTCTACAGCGGGGCCGGAGCGCCTATGTTTCCAGCTTCCTTATATAATGGATTTCCTATCTTCAATCAGGCTGGTTTAGGGCTTTCAGGACATGACGGCATGGCTGCGATTCCATTCGGTCAGCCATCTAATAACCCCGGGTTTCTCTCACCTATGGCTTACATGATGGAGGCAGACGCAGAGGCGACGCTAAAAAAGATTCATCAGGAGAGACAAGCTCTCATG GGTGAGGTGTTAAGCCGTGGAGCTCTGGACTACCTCTCTCTCATGGATGAAGGTCtagagggagaaggaggaccGGGGAGGAAAAGACTGAGGAAGACAGACGAGGGGCTTTACGCTTGTGACATTTGCGAAAAAACCTTTCAAAAGAGCAGTTCTTTGCTCCGACACAAATACGAGCACACAG GTAAACGTCCTCATGAATGCAAAATCTGCAACAAGGCATTCAAGCATAAGCACCATCTGATCGAGCACAGCCGGCTGCACTCTGGAGAGAAACCCTACCAATGTGACAAGTGTGGCAAACGCTTCTCTCATTCCGGCTCGTACTCGCAGCACATGAACCACCGCTATGCCTACTGCAGCAAAGACCAGGATCCAGACCAGGACCAGGAGGAGATGCCTCTCACCCCAGGGGCTGGCAGTAATCTCGGGGGCCGCCTCGTTGACGACGCCCCTCTGTCCATGGAGGATAACCAAACAGCACACTCCTTTCTCAGCGACTCCAGTCTGGACGGAGCTGCAGAGGTCctcaaggaggaggaggaagaggaggaggataaagAGGCAGGAGTTAGTGATGGTCCTGTGGAGGAGGCACATGTGAGTTTGTCAGGAGCGGCAGAGGAGCTGGGAGGTAGTCCCATCCACGGATCACCTACAGGAGAGAACGGAGTGCAGAATGAGAGAAATGGTTACGGTGTTGGAAACCATGTTGACGATGCAGAGAGACAGTTCTGGGGCCGAGACACCGAGGACCAGAAGGGAGACTTGGACAAATGTGAACTGAGCCTGGATTTAACAGATTTACCCAGAATCAAAACTTAA